Proteins found in one Sorghum bicolor cultivar BTx623 chromosome 1, Sorghum_bicolor_NCBIv3, whole genome shotgun sequence genomic segment:
- the LOC8081906 gene encoding calmodulin-binding transcription activator 2 isoform X3 yields the protein MAEARRHAIAPQLDVEQILKEAQHRWLRPAEICEILKNYRNFRISPEPPNRPPSGSLFLFDRKVLRYFRKDGHNWRKKRDGKTVKEAHERLKSGSVDVLHCYYAHGEGNENFQRRSYWMLEEDFMHIVLVHYLEVKGGKSTSRIRGHDDMLQAARTDSPLSQLPSQTTEGESSLSGQASEYEETESADIYSGGSGYHPFSWTQQHENGGGPVMGASIPSSYIPALSLDALPGALNEPGLGVGFNGADNQVDPSSLNGLVKPDQGILQMSPPQSTVPSELFPFAEGHGIESFTFDEVYGNGLSIKDADVIGTDEESVWQLPGAISSFPPEDSFQQNDRSLEENINYPLLKTQSSSLSEMLKDSFKKSDSFTRWMSKALGEVDDSQIKSSSGVYWNSEETDNIIEASSRDQLDQFTLDPVLAQDQLFSIDDFSPSWTYAGSKTRVLITGRFLNSNEIQRCKWSCMFGEVEVPAEVSADGTLRCYSPSHKPGRVPFYVTCTNRLACSEIREFEFRPSVTQYMDAPSPHGATNKTYLQMRLDDLLSLGHNEYQATVSNPTKEMVDLSKKISSLMTSNDSWSKLLKLASDNEPATDHNQDQFFEKRLKEKLHIWLVHKARDGGKGPNVLDDEGQGVLHLAAALGYDWVIRPTVSAGVNINFRDAHGWTALHWAAFCGRERTVVALIALGAAPGALTDPTPDFPTGSTPADLASANGYKGISGFLAESSLTSHLQTLDLKEGKGSNAPEISGLPGIGDVTERRASPLAGEGLQAGSVGDSLGAVRNAAQAAARIYQVFRVQSFQRKQAVQYEDGNGAVSDDRAISLLSVKPSKPVQLDPLHTAATRIQNKYRGWKGRKEFLLIRQRIVKIQAHVRGHQVRKHYRKIIWSVGIVEKVILRWRRKGAGLRGFRSTEGAMEGNSSSSSNLIQNKPAEDDYDFLQQGRKQTEERLQKALARVKSMAQYPDARDQYQRILTVVTKIQESQAMQEKMLDESTEMDEGFFMSEFKELWDDDVPMPSWS from the exons ATGGCGGAGGCGCGGCGCCACGCGATCGCGCCGCAGCTAG ATGTTGAGCAGATATTGAAGGAAGCACAACACCGATGGCTACGACCCGCTGAGATATGTGAAATACTTAAGAACTACAGAAATTTTCGTATTTCCCCAGAACCACCAAATAGGCCTCCAA GTGGTTCACTCTTCTTGTTTGATCGGAAAGTATTGAGATATTTCCGGAAGGACGGCCATAATTGGAGGAAGAAAAGGGATGGAAAAACTGTCAAAGAAGCTCATGAAAGATTAAAA TCTGGAAGTGTTGATGTGCTTCACTGCTACTATGCTCATGGGGAAGGAAACGAAAACTTTCAGAGGAGGAGTTATTGGATGTTGGAGGA GGATTTTATGCACATTGTACTTGTACATTATCTCGAAGTCAAG GGTGGCAAATCCACTTCTCGTATTAGAGGACATGATGATATGCTTCAAGCTGCTCGTACGGATAGCCCTTTAAGTCAGTTGCCTTCACAAACTACAGAGGGTGAAAGCTCTCTTAGCGGACAAGCCTCAGAATACGAAGAAACAGAATCAG CAGATATTTATTCGGGAGGATCCGGATACCACCCTTTCTCTTGGACGCAGCAGCATGAAAATGGAGGTGGACCTGTGATGGGCGCTTCTATTCCGAGCTCCTACATTCCTGCACTGTCTCTAG ATGCCTTACCAGGTGCTCTTAATGAGCCTGGCCTTGGAGTTGGATTCAATGGGGCAGATAATCAGGTGGATCCATCATCATTGAATGGCCTTGTTAAACCTGACCAGGGGATCCTTCAAATGTCCCCACCCCAAAGTACTGTTCCCTCAGAACTATTTCCTTTCGCTGAAGGACATGGAATTGAATCCTTCACATTTGACGAAGTATATGGTAATGGATTGAGTATCAAGGATGCAGATGTTATAGGCACTGATGAAGAATCAGTATGGCAG CTTCCTGGTGCTATCAGCTCATTTCCTCCAGAGGACAGTTTCCAGCAAAATGATAGATCGTTGGAGGAAAATATTAATTACCCTCTCTTGAAAACTCAATCATCTAGTCTTTCTGAAATGCTGAAGGATAGCTTTAAGAAAAGTGATAGTTTTACGAGATGGATGAGCAAAGCACTTGGTGAAGTAGATGATTCCCAAATTAAGTCCAGTTCTGGAGTGTATTGGAACAGTGAAGAGACTGATAATATCATTGAAGCATCAAGTCGTGATCAGTTGGATCAATTCACTCTTGACCCAGTGCTTGCACAAGACCAGCTGTTTAGTATAGATGATTTTTCTCCAAGCTGGACATATGCGGGCTCCAAGACTAGG GTTCTCATTACTGGTAGGTTCCTAAATTCTAATGAGATTCAAAGATGCAAGTGGTCATGTATGTTTGGTGAAGTCGAAGTTCCAGCAGAGGTTTCAGCTGATGGGACTCTCAGATGTTATTCCCCATCACACAAACCTGGCAGGGTTCCTTTTTATGTCACATGTACCAACAGGTTGGCCTGCAGTGAAATCCGAGAGTTTGAGTTTCGACCAAGTGTTACTCAATACATGGATGCCCCAAGTCCACATGGTGCTACAAACAAAACATATCTCCAGATGCGTCTTGATGACCTGTTGTCTTTGGGACACAATGAGTACCAGGCAACAGTATCTAACCCCACTAAAGAGATGGTTGATTTGAGCAAGAAGATAAGCTCACTGATGACAAGCAACGATTCCTGGTCCAAGTTGCTAAAATTGGCTAGTGACAATGAGCCTGCCACTGATCATAATCAGGATCAGTTCTTTGAAAAACGCTTAAAGGAAAAATTGCATATCTGGCTTGTCCACAAAGCACGCGATGGTGGCAAAGGCCCCAATGTGTTGGATGATGAAGGGCAGGGTGTTCTTCATCTGGCAGCTGCCCTAGGATACGATTGGGTGATAAGGCCAACAGTTTCTGCTGGTGTGAATATAAATTTCAGAGATGCTCATGGATGGACTGCACTCCATTGGGCGGCATTTTGTGGCAG AGAGCGAACAGTTGTCGCACTTATTGCACTTGGTGCAGCTCCTGGAGCTTTGACAGACCCAACGCCAGATTTCCCTACAGGAAGCACACCAGCTGATCTTGCATCAGCTAATGGATACAAGGGAATCTCTGGTTTCTTGGCGGAGTCTTCTTTAACAAGTCATCTTCAGACCCTCGATCTTAAGGAAGGCAAGGGGAGCAATGCACCAGAAATATCAGGTCTGCCTGGTATTGGAGATGTTACTGAAAGAAGAGCATCACCATTAGCAGGTGAAGGTCTTCAAGCTGGATCCGTGGGAGATTCACTAGGTGCTGTTCGAAATGCTGCCCAAGCTGCTGCTCGTATATATCAAGTTTTCAGGGTGCAGTCCTTCCAGAGAAAGCAAGCAGTTCAGTATGAAGATGGCAATGGTGCAGTATCAGATGATCGTGCCATATCACTCTTATCTGTTAAACCATCTAAACCTGTACAGCTTGATCCCCTGCATACTGCTGCAACTCGAATACAGAACAAGTACCGTGGATGGAAAGGGAGAAAGGAATTTCTACTTATCAGACAGCGCATTGTCAAGatccag GCTCATGTGCGAGGTCACCAAGTGAGGAAGCATTATCGTAAAATCATTTGGTCTGTTGGAATAGTGGAGAAAGTCATATTGCGTTGGAGGCGAAAAGGGGCTGGGTTGCGCGGATTTCGGTCTACAGAAGGTGCAATGGAGGGCAACAGCAGCAGTAGTAGTAATTTGATCCAAAATAAACCTGCTGAGGATGATTATGATTTCTTACAACAAGGACGGAAACAAACCGAGGAAAGGCTGCAGAAAGCTCTTGCCAGAGTGAAGTCGATGGCTCAGTACCCAGACGCTCGGGATCAGTATCAAAGGATTCTGACTGTTGTGACAAAAATTCAAGAATCGCAG GCCATGCAAGAAAAGATGCTCGATGAGTCGACCGAGATGGATGAAGGCTTCTTTATGAGCGAGTTCAAAGAGCTTTGGGATGATGACGTGCCAATGCCTTCTTGGTCATAA
- the LOC8081906 gene encoding calmodulin-binding transcription activator 2 isoform X5 — MAEARRHAIAPQLDVEQILKEAQHRWLRPAEICEILKNYRNFRISPEPPNRPPSGSLFLFDRKVLRYFRKDGHNWRKKRDGKTVKEAHERLKSGSVDVLHCYYAHGEGNENFQRRSYWMLEEDFMHIVLVHYLEVKGGKSTSRIRGHDDMLQAARTDSPLSQLPSQTTEGESSLSGQASEYEETESDIYSGGSGYHPFSWTQQHENGGGPVMGASIPSSYIPALSLGALNEPGLGVGFNGADNQVDPSSLNGLVKPDQGILQMSPPQSTVPSELFPFAEGHGIESFTFDEVYGNGLSIKDADVIGTDEESVWQLPGAISSFPPEDSFQQNDRSLEENINYPLLKTQSSSLSEMLKDSFKKSDSFTRWMSKALGEVDDSQIKSSSGVYWNSEETDNIIEASSRDQLDQFTLDPVLAQDQLFSIDDFSPSWTYAGSKTRVLITGRFLNSNEIQRCKWSCMFGEVEVPAEVSADGTLRCYSPSHKPGRVPFYVTCTNRLACSEIREFEFRPSVTQYMDAPSPHGATNKTYLQMRLDDLLSLGHNEYQATVSNPTKEMVDLSKKISSLMTSNDSWSKLLKLASDNEPATDHNQDQFFEKRLKEKLHIWLVHKARDGGKGPNVLDDEGQGVLHLAAALGYDWVIRPTVSAGVNINFRDAHGWTALHWAAFCGRERTVVALIALGAAPGALTDPTPDFPTGSTPADLASANGYKGISGFLAESSLTSHLQTLDLKEGKGSNAPEISGLPGIGDVTERRASPLAGEGLQAGSVGDSLGAVRNAAQAAARIYQVFRVQSFQRKQAVQYEDGNGAVSDDRAISLLSVKPSKPVQLDPLHTAATRIQNKYRGWKGRKEFLLIRQRIVKIQAHVRGHQVRKHYRKIIWSVGIVEKVILRWRRKGAGLRGFRSTEGAMEGNSSSSSNLIQNKPAEDDYDFLQQGRKQTEERLQKALARVKSMAQYPDARDQYQRILTVVTKIQESQAMQEKMLDESTEMDEGFFMSEFKELWDDDVPMPSWS; from the exons ATGGCGGAGGCGCGGCGCCACGCGATCGCGCCGCAGCTAG ATGTTGAGCAGATATTGAAGGAAGCACAACACCGATGGCTACGACCCGCTGAGATATGTGAAATACTTAAGAACTACAGAAATTTTCGTATTTCCCCAGAACCACCAAATAGGCCTCCAA GTGGTTCACTCTTCTTGTTTGATCGGAAAGTATTGAGATATTTCCGGAAGGACGGCCATAATTGGAGGAAGAAAAGGGATGGAAAAACTGTCAAAGAAGCTCATGAAAGATTAAAA TCTGGAAGTGTTGATGTGCTTCACTGCTACTATGCTCATGGGGAAGGAAACGAAAACTTTCAGAGGAGGAGTTATTGGATGTTGGAGGA GGATTTTATGCACATTGTACTTGTACATTATCTCGAAGTCAAG GGTGGCAAATCCACTTCTCGTATTAGAGGACATGATGATATGCTTCAAGCTGCTCGTACGGATAGCCCTTTAAGTCAGTTGCCTTCACAAACTACAGAGGGTGAAAGCTCTCTTAGCGGACAAGCCTCAGAATACGAAGAAACAGAATCAG ATATTTATTCGGGAGGATCCGGATACCACCCTTTCTCTTGGACGCAGCAGCATGAAAATGGAGGTGGACCTGTGATGGGCGCTTCTATTCCGAGCTCCTACATTCCTGCACTGTCTCTAG GTGCTCTTAATGAGCCTGGCCTTGGAGTTGGATTCAATGGGGCAGATAATCAGGTGGATCCATCATCATTGAATGGCCTTGTTAAACCTGACCAGGGGATCCTTCAAATGTCCCCACCCCAAAGTACTGTTCCCTCAGAACTATTTCCTTTCGCTGAAGGACATGGAATTGAATCCTTCACATTTGACGAAGTATATGGTAATGGATTGAGTATCAAGGATGCAGATGTTATAGGCACTGATGAAGAATCAGTATGGCAG CTTCCTGGTGCTATCAGCTCATTTCCTCCAGAGGACAGTTTCCAGCAAAATGATAGATCGTTGGAGGAAAATATTAATTACCCTCTCTTGAAAACTCAATCATCTAGTCTTTCTGAAATGCTGAAGGATAGCTTTAAGAAAAGTGATAGTTTTACGAGATGGATGAGCAAAGCACTTGGTGAAGTAGATGATTCCCAAATTAAGTCCAGTTCTGGAGTGTATTGGAACAGTGAAGAGACTGATAATATCATTGAAGCATCAAGTCGTGATCAGTTGGATCAATTCACTCTTGACCCAGTGCTTGCACAAGACCAGCTGTTTAGTATAGATGATTTTTCTCCAAGCTGGACATATGCGGGCTCCAAGACTAGG GTTCTCATTACTGGTAGGTTCCTAAATTCTAATGAGATTCAAAGATGCAAGTGGTCATGTATGTTTGGTGAAGTCGAAGTTCCAGCAGAGGTTTCAGCTGATGGGACTCTCAGATGTTATTCCCCATCACACAAACCTGGCAGGGTTCCTTTTTATGTCACATGTACCAACAGGTTGGCCTGCAGTGAAATCCGAGAGTTTGAGTTTCGACCAAGTGTTACTCAATACATGGATGCCCCAAGTCCACATGGTGCTACAAACAAAACATATCTCCAGATGCGTCTTGATGACCTGTTGTCTTTGGGACACAATGAGTACCAGGCAACAGTATCTAACCCCACTAAAGAGATGGTTGATTTGAGCAAGAAGATAAGCTCACTGATGACAAGCAACGATTCCTGGTCCAAGTTGCTAAAATTGGCTAGTGACAATGAGCCTGCCACTGATCATAATCAGGATCAGTTCTTTGAAAAACGCTTAAAGGAAAAATTGCATATCTGGCTTGTCCACAAAGCACGCGATGGTGGCAAAGGCCCCAATGTGTTGGATGATGAAGGGCAGGGTGTTCTTCATCTGGCAGCTGCCCTAGGATACGATTGGGTGATAAGGCCAACAGTTTCTGCTGGTGTGAATATAAATTTCAGAGATGCTCATGGATGGACTGCACTCCATTGGGCGGCATTTTGTGGCAG AGAGCGAACAGTTGTCGCACTTATTGCACTTGGTGCAGCTCCTGGAGCTTTGACAGACCCAACGCCAGATTTCCCTACAGGAAGCACACCAGCTGATCTTGCATCAGCTAATGGATACAAGGGAATCTCTGGTTTCTTGGCGGAGTCTTCTTTAACAAGTCATCTTCAGACCCTCGATCTTAAGGAAGGCAAGGGGAGCAATGCACCAGAAATATCAGGTCTGCCTGGTATTGGAGATGTTACTGAAAGAAGAGCATCACCATTAGCAGGTGAAGGTCTTCAAGCTGGATCCGTGGGAGATTCACTAGGTGCTGTTCGAAATGCTGCCCAAGCTGCTGCTCGTATATATCAAGTTTTCAGGGTGCAGTCCTTCCAGAGAAAGCAAGCAGTTCAGTATGAAGATGGCAATGGTGCAGTATCAGATGATCGTGCCATATCACTCTTATCTGTTAAACCATCTAAACCTGTACAGCTTGATCCCCTGCATACTGCTGCAACTCGAATACAGAACAAGTACCGTGGATGGAAAGGGAGAAAGGAATTTCTACTTATCAGACAGCGCATTGTCAAGatccag GCTCATGTGCGAGGTCACCAAGTGAGGAAGCATTATCGTAAAATCATTTGGTCTGTTGGAATAGTGGAGAAAGTCATATTGCGTTGGAGGCGAAAAGGGGCTGGGTTGCGCGGATTTCGGTCTACAGAAGGTGCAATGGAGGGCAACAGCAGCAGTAGTAGTAATTTGATCCAAAATAAACCTGCTGAGGATGATTATGATTTCTTACAACAAGGACGGAAACAAACCGAGGAAAGGCTGCAGAAAGCTCTTGCCAGAGTGAAGTCGATGGCTCAGTACCCAGACGCTCGGGATCAGTATCAAAGGATTCTGACTGTTGTGACAAAAATTCAAGAATCGCAG GCCATGCAAGAAAAGATGCTCGATGAGTCGACCGAGATGGATGAAGGCTTCTTTATGAGCGAGTTCAAAGAGCTTTGGGATGATGACGTGCCAATGCCTTCTTGGTCATAA
- the LOC8081906 gene encoding calmodulin-binding transcription activator 1 isoform X2 gives MAEARRHAIAPQLDVEQILKEAQHRWLRPAEICEILKNYRNFRISPEPPNRPPSGSLFLFDRKVLRYFRKDGHNWRKKRDGKTVKEAHERLKSGSVDVLHCYYAHGEGNENFQRRSYWMLEEDFMHIVLVHYLEVKGGKSTSRIRGHDDMLQAARTDSPLSQLPSQTTEGESSLSGQASEYEETESDIYSGGSGYHPFSWTQQHENGGGPVMGASIPSSYIPALSLGNFQGFPATVTNTDIYSYCQDALPGALNEPGLGVGFNGADNQVDPSSLNGLVKPDQGILQMSPPQSTVPSELFPFAEGHGIESFTFDEVYGNGLSIKDADVIGTDEESVWQLPGAISSFPPEDSFQQNDRSLEENINYPLLKTQSSSLSEMLKDSFKKSDSFTRWMSKALGEVDDSQIKSSSGVYWNSEETDNIIEASSRDQLDQFTLDPVLAQDQLFSIDDFSPSWTYAGSKTRVLITGRFLNSNEIQRCKWSCMFGEVEVPAEVSADGTLRCYSPSHKPGRVPFYVTCTNRLACSEIREFEFRPSVTQYMDAPSPHGATNKTYLQMRLDDLLSLGHNEYQATVSNPTKEMVDLSKKISSLMTSNDSWSKLLKLASDNEPATDHNQDQFFEKRLKEKLHIWLVHKARDGGKGPNVLDDEGQGVLHLAAALGYDWVIRPTVSAGVNINFRDAHGWTALHWAAFCGRERTVVALIALGAAPGALTDPTPDFPTGSTPADLASANGYKGISGFLAESSLTSHLQTLDLKEGKGSNAPEISGLPGIGDVTERRASPLAGEGLQAGSVGDSLGAVRNAAQAAARIYQVFRVQSFQRKQAVQYEDGNGAVSDDRAISLLSVKPSKPVQLDPLHTAATRIQNKYRGWKGRKEFLLIRQRIVKIQAHVRGHQVRKHYRKIIWSVGIVEKVILRWRRKGAGLRGFRSTEGAMEGNSSSSSNLIQNKPAEDDYDFLQQGRKQTEERLQKALARVKSMAQYPDARDQYQRILTVVTKIQESQAMQEKMLDESTEMDEGFFMSEFKELWDDDVPMPSWS, from the exons ATGGCGGAGGCGCGGCGCCACGCGATCGCGCCGCAGCTAG ATGTTGAGCAGATATTGAAGGAAGCACAACACCGATGGCTACGACCCGCTGAGATATGTGAAATACTTAAGAACTACAGAAATTTTCGTATTTCCCCAGAACCACCAAATAGGCCTCCAA GTGGTTCACTCTTCTTGTTTGATCGGAAAGTATTGAGATATTTCCGGAAGGACGGCCATAATTGGAGGAAGAAAAGGGATGGAAAAACTGTCAAAGAAGCTCATGAAAGATTAAAA TCTGGAAGTGTTGATGTGCTTCACTGCTACTATGCTCATGGGGAAGGAAACGAAAACTTTCAGAGGAGGAGTTATTGGATGTTGGAGGA GGATTTTATGCACATTGTACTTGTACATTATCTCGAAGTCAAG GGTGGCAAATCCACTTCTCGTATTAGAGGACATGATGATATGCTTCAAGCTGCTCGTACGGATAGCCCTTTAAGTCAGTTGCCTTCACAAACTACAGAGGGTGAAAGCTCTCTTAGCGGACAAGCCTCAGAATACGAAGAAACAGAATCAG ATATTTATTCGGGAGGATCCGGATACCACCCTTTCTCTTGGACGCAGCAGCATGAAAATGGAGGTGGACCTGTGATGGGCGCTTCTATTCCGAGCTCCTACATTCCTGCACTGTCTCTAG GTAACTTTCAAGGCTTCCCAGCTACAGTGACTAATACAGACATTTATTCTTATTGTCAAGATGCCTTACCAGGTGCTCTTAATGAGCCTGGCCTTGGAGTTGGATTCAATGGGGCAGATAATCAGGTGGATCCATCATCATTGAATGGCCTTGTTAAACCTGACCAGGGGATCCTTCAAATGTCCCCACCCCAAAGTACTGTTCCCTCAGAACTATTTCCTTTCGCTGAAGGACATGGAATTGAATCCTTCACATTTGACGAAGTATATGGTAATGGATTGAGTATCAAGGATGCAGATGTTATAGGCACTGATGAAGAATCAGTATGGCAG CTTCCTGGTGCTATCAGCTCATTTCCTCCAGAGGACAGTTTCCAGCAAAATGATAGATCGTTGGAGGAAAATATTAATTACCCTCTCTTGAAAACTCAATCATCTAGTCTTTCTGAAATGCTGAAGGATAGCTTTAAGAAAAGTGATAGTTTTACGAGATGGATGAGCAAAGCACTTGGTGAAGTAGATGATTCCCAAATTAAGTCCAGTTCTGGAGTGTATTGGAACAGTGAAGAGACTGATAATATCATTGAAGCATCAAGTCGTGATCAGTTGGATCAATTCACTCTTGACCCAGTGCTTGCACAAGACCAGCTGTTTAGTATAGATGATTTTTCTCCAAGCTGGACATATGCGGGCTCCAAGACTAGG GTTCTCATTACTGGTAGGTTCCTAAATTCTAATGAGATTCAAAGATGCAAGTGGTCATGTATGTTTGGTGAAGTCGAAGTTCCAGCAGAGGTTTCAGCTGATGGGACTCTCAGATGTTATTCCCCATCACACAAACCTGGCAGGGTTCCTTTTTATGTCACATGTACCAACAGGTTGGCCTGCAGTGAAATCCGAGAGTTTGAGTTTCGACCAAGTGTTACTCAATACATGGATGCCCCAAGTCCACATGGTGCTACAAACAAAACATATCTCCAGATGCGTCTTGATGACCTGTTGTCTTTGGGACACAATGAGTACCAGGCAACAGTATCTAACCCCACTAAAGAGATGGTTGATTTGAGCAAGAAGATAAGCTCACTGATGACAAGCAACGATTCCTGGTCCAAGTTGCTAAAATTGGCTAGTGACAATGAGCCTGCCACTGATCATAATCAGGATCAGTTCTTTGAAAAACGCTTAAAGGAAAAATTGCATATCTGGCTTGTCCACAAAGCACGCGATGGTGGCAAAGGCCCCAATGTGTTGGATGATGAAGGGCAGGGTGTTCTTCATCTGGCAGCTGCCCTAGGATACGATTGGGTGATAAGGCCAACAGTTTCTGCTGGTGTGAATATAAATTTCAGAGATGCTCATGGATGGACTGCACTCCATTGGGCGGCATTTTGTGGCAG AGAGCGAACAGTTGTCGCACTTATTGCACTTGGTGCAGCTCCTGGAGCTTTGACAGACCCAACGCCAGATTTCCCTACAGGAAGCACACCAGCTGATCTTGCATCAGCTAATGGATACAAGGGAATCTCTGGTTTCTTGGCGGAGTCTTCTTTAACAAGTCATCTTCAGACCCTCGATCTTAAGGAAGGCAAGGGGAGCAATGCACCAGAAATATCAGGTCTGCCTGGTATTGGAGATGTTACTGAAAGAAGAGCATCACCATTAGCAGGTGAAGGTCTTCAAGCTGGATCCGTGGGAGATTCACTAGGTGCTGTTCGAAATGCTGCCCAAGCTGCTGCTCGTATATATCAAGTTTTCAGGGTGCAGTCCTTCCAGAGAAAGCAAGCAGTTCAGTATGAAGATGGCAATGGTGCAGTATCAGATGATCGTGCCATATCACTCTTATCTGTTAAACCATCTAAACCTGTACAGCTTGATCCCCTGCATACTGCTGCAACTCGAATACAGAACAAGTACCGTGGATGGAAAGGGAGAAAGGAATTTCTACTTATCAGACAGCGCATTGTCAAGatccag GCTCATGTGCGAGGTCACCAAGTGAGGAAGCATTATCGTAAAATCATTTGGTCTGTTGGAATAGTGGAGAAAGTCATATTGCGTTGGAGGCGAAAAGGGGCTGGGTTGCGCGGATTTCGGTCTACAGAAGGTGCAATGGAGGGCAACAGCAGCAGTAGTAGTAATTTGATCCAAAATAAACCTGCTGAGGATGATTATGATTTCTTACAACAAGGACGGAAACAAACCGAGGAAAGGCTGCAGAAAGCTCTTGCCAGAGTGAAGTCGATGGCTCAGTACCCAGACGCTCGGGATCAGTATCAAAGGATTCTGACTGTTGTGACAAAAATTCAAGAATCGCAG GCCATGCAAGAAAAGATGCTCGATGAGTCGACCGAGATGGATGAAGGCTTCTTTATGAGCGAGTTCAAAGAGCTTTGGGATGATGACGTGCCAATGCCTTCTTGGTCATAA